A region from the Silene latifolia isolate original U9 population chromosome 7, ASM4854445v1, whole genome shotgun sequence genome encodes:
- the LOC141590320 gene encoding protein FAR-RED IMPAIRED RESPONSE 1-like, whose product MGGKEPNYIITDQDPGILKAVPLVFKKARHRFCMWHIMKKVPTKYGVTREDYIVFIRKINTIIWDEDIEAAEFDARWEEIGEEHGLNNIDWFKEMFSKRNQWVMAHCRDLEMGASAMDQQRRTHKKLDNEDKHTSPKMDTHLALEADGAKVYTHKVFKEF is encoded by the exons ATGGGTGGAAAGGAGCCTAATTATATTATTACCGATCAGGATCCAGGCATTTTGAAAGCGGTACCACTTGTGTTCAAGAAAGCGAGgcaccgattttgcatgtggcatatcatgaaaaAAGTGCCTACTAAGTATGGGGTGACAAGAGAAGATTATATTGTATTTATAAGGAAAATAAATACCATTATATGGGATGAGGACATTGAAGCTGCAGAATTCGATGCCAGATGGGAAGAGATAGGCGAAGAACATGGACTCAATAACATTGACTGGTTTAAAGAAATGTTCTCGAAAAGGAACCAGTGGGTAATGGCACATTGCAGGGACCTAGAGATGGGAGCT AGTGCTATGGACCAACAACGGCGTACGCATAAGAAGCTTGACAACGAAGACAAGCACACTTCTCCTAAAATGGATACGCATTTGGCTCTTGAGGCTGACGGTGCAAAGGTGTACACTCATAAAGTTTTTAAGGAGTTCTAA
- the LOC141590321 gene encoding protein FAR1-RELATED SEQUENCE 5-like produces MFPIFDALQVYHSFTVKIGATKTYKMLKEHVNGFENIGASLNDFKNFHKNVKCYIHERDGQLFIDHFKEMAVNKEGFFFDYDVDSDGSLSRAIWEMTVFARRNYSLFGDCVSFDPTYTTNKYDMAFTPFTGVDNHKRSVTFCAALVAHMRTPIPFGGF; encoded by the coding sequence ATGTTTCCTATCTTTGATGCCTTACAAGTATATCATTCATTTACAGTGAAGATAGGAGCAACGAAGACATACAAAATGTTGAAAGAACACGTAaatggttttgagaacattggaGCTAGCctaaatgattttaagaactttcacaaAAATGTGAAATGTTACATTCATGAACGGGATGGCCAATTGTTCATAGATCACTTTAAGGAAATGGCTGTAAATAAGGAagggttcttctttgactatgatgttgaCTCTGACGGTAGCTTGAGTAGAGCTATTTGGGAAATGACAGTCTTTGCAAGAAGGAATTACTCGCTTTTTGGGGATTGTGTGTCGTTCGATCCAACGTATACAACCAACAAGTATGATATGGCCTTCACACCGTTTACCGGGGTGGATAACCATAAGCGGTCTGTCACATTCTGTGCAGCCCTTGTCGCACATATGAGGACGCCGATTCCTTTCGGTGGGTTTTGA